The genomic stretch ATATTTTAAATATATAAAAAATAAATTAATCATTCAAATTTTAAATAAGTAAAAACAAAAACCATCTGTTTGAAAAGCGAAAAAAGTCTTGAAATGAAATACTTATTTAAAAAAAAATACAAAACAATAAAAAATAAAATATGTGTACCAATATAATTTATTTTTAAAAAAGTCTTGATTTTTATTAAAAAATGATGTATCATACCAAAAGAAAACCAAGGAGGGATTAATAATGAAAAAATTTACAATGTTAGCACTAGCTATGAGTTTATTCTTAGTAGCTTGTGGAGAAAAGAAAGAAGAAAAACCAGCTGAACAACCTGCTGCAGAAGCTGCTGCAACAACTGAAGCACCTGCTACAGAAGCACCTGCAACTGAAGCTGCTGCTGAAGCAAAAACATTTACATTAAAAACTGAAGATGGAAAAGAATTCACATTAGTAGTTGCTGCTGATGGAGCTACTGCAACTTTAACTGATGCTGAAGGAAAAGCAACTGAATTAAAAAATGATGTAACTGGTTCTGGTGAAAGATATACAGATGAAGCTGGAAATGAAGTTGCTATGAAAGGTACAGAAGGAATCTTAACTTTAGGAGATCTTAAAGAAGTACCAGTAACTGTTGAAGCTAAATAGTTTTAAAAAGTAATTAAAATGGAAAGCAGGAATTTTTCCTGCTTTTTATTTTATAAAATATTAATGACAGGCACTTCATAAGGATGTGCTTTTTTTATTAGATAGTAAGCTAAATCTGTAAATTCTTTTTTTACTCTAAATTTCATCAATTTTTCTTTCTCAATACTTTCTTTTCCAACCTCACCTATAAATGCCTTAGCACCTTCAAGAGTTGTCCAATGTCCTTCTACATCTATTAAAGCATAGACATCAGTATAAGCTCCTTCTTTTAATAGATTATATCTTGATAGAGCTTTAACAATATCTTTGACATAATTTTCAGGAACAAAAACTTCAAAACAAGTAAAATCATCTTCCTTAAATTTTAAATCAGAAGAAATTAAATTATCATTTTCATAATCTAATGTTAGATAGAAAAAAGGAGTATCTTTATTAAGTAAATCTAAAAATATTTTATCTCCTTCCCAAAGATTAAGATTATAAATTTCAGATTTTTCTATCCATTTTAAATCTCCCTCAGAACATTCTTGAACTTCTCCTAAAAAATTTTTTGAAGTGTATAAATACATATAAAGTGGTTCATCATCATTAAAATTAAAAATTACTATTCCTCTATAAATATAGTCTACAAGAGTTAAACCTGTTTCTTCTTTAACTTCTCTAAATAAACATTGCTCAGGTGTTTCATTTTTTTCTAATTTTCCACCAACACCTAGCCACTTATTTTTATTTATATCATTTTCTTTTTTAGTTCTATGTAACATAAGATATTTATTATCTTTTTCTAAATAACATAAGGTTGTAATCATAATAACACCTACTTTTCTATACCTTTTCTTGCCATAATACCTTTTTGGAAGTAATGTTTGACTTCTTTCATTTCAGTTACTAAGTCTGCCATTTCAATAAGTTCATCTGGAGCATTCCTTCCTGTTAAAACAAGTTCAGTTGTTTCAGGTTTATTTTCAATTAAAAATTTTATCTCATCAACAGATATTAAATCATATCTCAGTGTTCCTAAGATTTCATCAGCTATAACTATATCATATTCCCCACTTAAAAGAGCATTTTTCAAACTTTCATAGCCTTCTCTCATAAGTTTTTTATCTTCATCAGTCACATATTCTTTACTTCTTATAAAAACTCCTCTGCCATATCTTTCATGGGTAACAGTTTCAAATCTTTTTAATGTATGAAGTTCCCCATAATCTCTTCCTTTTAAAAATTGACAGAAAAATATTTTAAAGTTACTACCAACTGCTCTTGTAATAAGTCCTAAGGCAGCAGTAGTTTTTCCTTTTCCATTTCCAGTATATATTTGAGTATATCCTTTTTGCATAAGTCCTCCTTTTAATTTAATTCTCTTGTAACATTATTAATCCATTTTTTACTTTTGTATCTCCAAAAAATAAGAGGTTGTTTAATAATTTCATCTGACATTATAAGAATACAGACTAGCTTTGCAGGTAAATTTAAATAGAAGGCTGCAATAGCTGAAATTAACACAGAACCAAACCAAAGTGGTAAAACATCAGCAACTAAAGCAAACTTAGTATCTCCACCTGCTCTAAATACTCCAACAATTAAAACCACTGAAATGCTTTGTAAAGGTATATAGTAAAATAAAATATTTAAAGTAAGATTTAAATAATCTTCTACTTCTGAATTTAAAGCAAATTTATTTATAATGAAAGGTTTTGCAATAAAAAGTAGAGCAACAGTAAATAAACAAGAAAGAAAAGAATATAATAAAAGTTTTTTTGCATAAATTTCTGCTGTGTTAAAATCTTTTTTACCAATTTCTTTTCCAACCATAATTGCAGCTGTATTTGCAAGTCCAAAAGCAAAAACCATTGCTAACTGTCTAACAACAGAAGTTATTGAGTTAGCAGCAACGATAGAATTTCCTAATCTACCTAAGATAGCAATTCCAGCTGCTGTTCCTCCAGCCCACAGAAGCTCATTCATCATAGTAGGAGCAGAGTATTTTATAAAATCCTTTTTTAAAATAGGGTCTAAACTTTTTATATATTTCCATTTTATTGGAACAAAATGATGATTTTTAGAGTTATAGTAAAATACTATTCCAAGTTCAATGAGTCTTGCAACAAGAGTTCCTATTGCAGCTCCTTCAACTCCCATTCTAGCAAAACCAAAGTTTCCAAAAATTAAAAGGTAGTTAATTATAAAGTTGCTGACAAATGAAGTTGCATAAGTGATTGTTGATACAGTGACTCTTTCAACACTTCTCATAGTAACCAAATAAACAATAGAAATAGAAGTTGTTAAATACGAAAAACTAACTATTTTTAAATATTTAATTCCTTCCAAGATAGTAGTTTCATCATTAGTAAATAAGCTCATAGCAACTTTTGAAAAGAAAAATGCAAATATAAAGAAAAATAAACTTAAACCAAATGCTATTTTTATACCAATAGCTAAAATCTTTTCTATTGTCTTAGTATCTTTCTTACCCCAATACTGTGCAGTTAAAACTGTTGCACCAGAGCCTATACCAAAGAATAATAAAATTAAAATAAATTGTATTTGACTTGCAAGTGAAGAAGCAGATAATGCAACCTCACTATATCTTCCAAGCATAATAACATCAGTACTTGATATGGCAACATTTATTAAATTTTGTATTGCCATAGGAAGTAAAAAAGCAAATACTGTTTTTCTAAAAGAAGTTTTGTCTAACATTTATCTTTCTCCAATAAAACTACACAGTAAGATTTAACTCCCGTTTCATCACCAGTAAAACCTAATTTTTCTTCAGTCTTAGCCTTTACATTTATAAGTTCAGAATCAATCTCTAAAATCTTTGCAATATTATCTCTAATACTATCTATATATGGTCTTAATTTAGGTTTTTGTATAACTATAATAGAGTCTAAATTTACTATTTTATAGTTTTTTTCTTTCATAATATTATTTATTTTTTTTAATAGGATAGCACTGTCAATATCTTTTAAATTTTCATCATTATCTGGGAAATGTAGCCCTATATCTCCCAAACCTAATGCTCCAATTATTGCATCAGTTATTGCATGTAAAAGTACATCTCCATCAGAATGGCCTAAAACTCCTTTTGTATGAGGAACTTCTACGCCACCTAGCATTAATTTTCTACCTTCAACTAATTTATGAACATCATAACCATTACCTATTCTTAACATTTACAAACATCTCCTGTATTATATATACTGTTATAAGTTTCAATCAATTCCTTTTCACTGACAGTAGAAGTACCAATTTTAGCAACTACTATTCCTCCAGCAGTATTAGCAATTTTTGCTGCTTCTTCCCAAGTTGCTCCAGCAGCCTTTGCCAAAGTAAAAACTGAAATAACTGTATCCCCTGCACCAGTTACATCATAGACTTCTTTTGCATAAGTAGGAATATTATGAATTTCTTTATCATATAAAGTCATGCCTTCTTCGCTTCTTGTTACTAAAACAGTATCTAAATTATATTTTTCTTTTAATTTTTCCCCAACTATATCAATATTTTCTGATTCATTTGCTTCAACTGCAGCATAAGCTTCTTTTTTATTTGGAGTAATAGAAGAAGCTCCCACAAAATTAGAAATATTTTTTGGTTTAGGGTCAACAGTAACAATTACATTATTTTCTCTACATAAGTTTATAATTTTTTGTGAAAGAGATTTTGTTAAAAGTCCCTTATTATAATCAGATAAAATAACTGCATTCAATTCTTTTATATGATTTTTAAGATTTTCTATTATTATATTTTCTTCATCTTCATTGATATAAAATTCTTCTTCCCAATCAAGTCTTAAAAGTTGTTGATGCCCTGCTATTACTCTTTTCTTTACAATAGTAGGACGATTTTCAACTTTTAAAATTAAATTACAATCAACATTTTTAGGAAAAGCATTGATAAGTTTTTCAGCATTTTTATCTTTTCCTACAAGTCCACCACAATAAACATTAGCTCCTAAAGCAGCAAGGTTATTAATAACATTGGCAGCACCACCTAAAACAAATTTTTCCTCTGTAACTTTAACAACAGGAACTGGTGCTTCGGGAGAAATTCTATCCACTTTTCCCATAATATATTCATCTAACATTAAATCTCCAATAACAGCTATTTTAATATTTTTAAAATTTTCTATTAATTTACTTATCATAATTAAATCTCCCTTACATTATTCATTTTCTATTCACTTTTTTATTATAGCATAAAATATAAAACTAAAATATTTATAAATAGTAAAATATAAAATTTTATGGTAAGATTTTAGGAGGAAAATAAATAATGAAAAAAATTTTATTAGCTTTATTTTTGATGTTAGGAGTAGTATCATTTGCAGCATTACAATTAGATACAAATAAATTACAAAAAAAAGGCTATGAGATAGCAAACCAAGATGAGTATGTTATTACATTGAGTAAAGGAGGACAAGATTATTCAATGAGTCCTTTTTATATGTCAGAAATTATAGCAAAAACTCCGAAAGATGTAAGTAGAATGACTATTGAAGCAGCACCAGAGGAGCAGAAAATGTTATCTTCTTATGAAACAGAAAGAGCATATATTATTAAGTTTAAAGATACTCTAAACAATGCATTTGCATATACTATTGTTGGAAAAAAACAAAAAGTAAAGGGCTGGTAT from Fusobacterium hwasookii encodes the following:
- a CDS encoding MliC family protein, whose protein sequence is MKKFTMLALAMSLFLVACGEKKEEKPAEQPAAEAAATTEAPATEAPATEAAAEAKTFTLKTEDGKEFTLVVAADGATATLTDAEGKATELKNDVTGSGERYTDEAGNEVAMKGTEGILTLGDLKEVPVTVEAK
- a CDS encoding NUDIX hydrolase; the protein is MITTLCYLEKDNKYLMLHRTKKENDINKNKWLGVGGKLEKNETPEQCLFREVKEETGLTLVDYIYRGIVIFNFNDDEPLYMYLYTSKNFLGEVQECSEGDLKWIEKSEIYNLNLWEGDKIFLDLLNKDTPFFYLTLDYENDNLISSDLKFKEDDFTCFEVFVPENYVKDIVKALSRYNLLKEGAYTDVYALIDVEGHWTTLEGAKAFIGEVGKESIEKEKLMKFRVKKEFTDLAYYLIKKAHPYEVPVINIL
- a CDS encoding cob(I)yrinic acid a,c-diamide adenosyltransferase: MQKGYTQIYTGNGKGKTTAALGLITRAVGSNFKIFFCQFLKGRDYGELHTLKRFETVTHERYGRGVFIRSKEYVTDEDKKLMREGYESLKNALLSGEYDIVIADEILGTLRYDLISVDEIKFLIENKPETTELVLTGRNAPDELIEMADLVTEMKEVKHYFQKGIMARKGIEK
- a CDS encoding MATE family efflux transporter, which translates into the protein MLDKTSFRKTVFAFLLPMAIQNLINVAISSTDVIMLGRYSEVALSASSLASQIQFILILLFFGIGSGATVLTAQYWGKKDTKTIEKILAIGIKIAFGLSLFFFIFAFFFSKVAMSLFTNDETTILEGIKYLKIVSFSYLTTSISIVYLVTMRSVERVTVSTITYATSFVSNFIINYLLIFGNFGFARMGVEGAAIGTLVARLIELGIVFYYNSKNHHFVPIKWKYIKSLDPILKKDFIKYSAPTMMNELLWAGGTAAGIAILGRLGNSIVAANSITSVVRQLAMVFAFGLANTAAIMVGKEIGKKDFNTAEIYAKKLLLYSFLSCLFTVALLFIAKPFIINKFALNSEVEDYLNLTLNILFYYIPLQSISVVLIVGVFRAGGDTKFALVADVLPLWFGSVLISAIAAFYLNLPAKLVCILIMSDEIIKQPLIFWRYKSKKWINNVTRELN
- the ispF gene encoding 2-C-methyl-D-erythritol 2,4-cyclodiphosphate synthase, with product MLRIGNGYDVHKLVEGRKLMLGGVEVPHTKGVLGHSDGDVLLHAITDAIIGALGLGDIGLHFPDNDENLKDIDSAILLKKINNIMKEKNYKIVNLDSIIVIQKPKLRPYIDSIRDNIAKILEIDSELINVKAKTEEKLGFTGDETGVKSYCVVLLEKDKC
- the rfaE1 gene encoding D-glycero-beta-D-manno-heptose-7-phosphate kinase — its product is MISKLIENFKNIKIAVIGDLMLDEYIMGKVDRISPEAPVPVVKVTEEKFVLGGAANVINNLAALGANVYCGGLVGKDKNAEKLINAFPKNVDCNLILKVENRPTIVKKRVIAGHQQLLRLDWEEEFYINEDEENIIIENLKNHIKELNAVILSDYNKGLLTKSLSQKIINLCRENNVIVTVDPKPKNISNFVGASSITPNKKEAYAAVEANESENIDIVGEKLKEKYNLDTVLVTRSEEGMTLYDKEIHNIPTYAKEVYDVTGAGDTVISVFTLAKAAGATWEEAAKIANTAGGIVVAKIGTSTVSEKELIETYNSIYNTGDVCKC